A stretch of DNA from Cryptococcus neoformans var. neoformans JEC21 chromosome 13 sequence:
TCATCTATCCCTCCAACCATCTGAGTCTTGCGATGAATATTTCGCTGGGTCGCATGGTACCCTTCCAACAAGGACCGGTCATCAGGTTCGCTATTATGGCCTGCGCCGTTTACCGATAACCTTTTTCTCGCTCGAGTTATCCCTGTTGAGTGGTTATGAGGACGAGTTCGAGAATAGGGGTGTGTGTCGTGGCCATGGTCAtaatcatcttcatcttcatcttcatatGCTCGTTTTGAACGATGATGATCGTGATGAGATTGATTTGAATCAGGAGGCGTGGGTGGCTTGTAGGCCGAGAATGTGTCTTGAGGGGTATCAACGGTATTGTGATGCAAACTggcgggaagagaaggacgacCAACGAGCTTGTTGTACGTAGTGGTTATGGGACAATCGCCCTGTTTGCTTGGGaagtcttcttccataATAGGAGGCGACCAGTTATACATCGTCTGAGGACGTGTACGGCGTTGACGCATTGACTCTCGTTTTGCCTGTTCATTCTCCGGCGTCGTTGTCATTAGCTTGTTGGCAGCTTCCGATTTGGCTCCAAAGACGTTGCCCTTCTTTGGCGAATCGGCCAGCATCTCCAGTTCTTCATACGCCCTCGCGTTGACAGAGTTTGAAGAAAGACAAGTAAACATCTGACTAAGACGGTATGATTTCGGTCGGGACGACGATGTGGAAGGTGAAGTAGCACAATGGGTAGGCGAATCAATCGGTGTGCAGAGGGGTGAGTCGGCAGTCGAGGACACAGCATCAGGGGAAGCAGGGAGAGGGGTTGAAGGCAAATTGGCAGGAAGGGTAGAGGCGCGGTACGGGATGCCGCTATGTCGGGAAAAGGAGTGACGTTTAAAGGGAGGATCAGATACAGGCACTGAGTTCATGCTCTGACGCTTGGAGGTAGGTTGTTCGCCGTCTAATGATACTGATGCTGGTCTTgctttggagaggagacCAAGAGGACGAAGACCAGAGGGTCGTGGACGCTCAGAAGCTTTAATGGCGAGCTGGTATTCCAGAGTGATCCTCTCCTCTACTTCCTTCATAGTATCCTCCAGTACgactttttccttctccaaacGTTGGATAGTCTGATATGCATCTGCTAGAGCATTCTCCAGTTGCATTATACGCTGACAGCTCTCCGCTAAAGCAATAGTCAGCACCGGCGATACATGGGAAGGAAACGGACAACTCACCTCGGACTTG
This window harbors:
- a CDS encoding expressed protein; the protein is MSAHPSISTYNSSIHSSATTWKDATAAKTFRTKNARPHIDPEIISLTPSSIFAQSPTAMQSSPSPLFTTSSGWQLPPNTPSPPPPYRSPFATHLTTAATHSYSRLEPTRGMRRQSNPFQSLHSSKQGRKWGGKKFGEATVSLGVGLGVEVEREMQDAEIERILELADDKSKVLLKRRLEEMKIHVEQQVRAESCQRIMQLENALADAYQTIQRLEKEKVVLEDTMKEVEERITLEYQLAIKASERPRPSGLRPLGLLSKARPASVSLDGEQPTSKRQSMNSVPVSDPPFKRHSFSRHSGIPYRASTLPANLPSTPLPASPDAVSSTADSPLCTPIDSPTHCATSPSTSSSRPKSYRLSQMFTCLSSNSVNARAYEELEMLADSPKKGNVFGAKSEAANKLMTTTPENEQAKRESMRQRRTRPQTMYNWSPPIMEEDFPSKQGDCPITTTYNKLVGRPSLPASLHHNTVDTPQDTFSAYKPPTPPDSNQSHHDHHRSKRAYEDEDEDDYDHGHDTHPYSRTRPHNHSTGITRARKRLSVNGAGHNSEPDDRSLLEGYHATQRNIHRKTQMVGGIDDVSGDGDGGSPFIVSLSSDSTCFPRTSSSPHPHSGSDSASPSSERKLTTRNQQDHVRTHPQTRALDNPYQANPRQMACLLGTIAKCSGWMTMVGFAGLTVGGWMKK